In one window of Phycisphaerales bacterium DNA:
- a CDS encoding response regulator codes for MASQDQQQPDWTDKKVFTTGEAASVCRVNQQTIIRCFDNGRLHGFRVPGSKFRRIPRDELLRFMRENDIPTDALEGSRRRVLIVDDDPQIVDLLHEMLRRDTRFEIETASNGYDAGLLTERFRPHLIVLDYMLPDINGDVVCERIRENTDTQNTKILFVSGVIEKDRIDRLLRAGGSAFLKKPFTVSSLLDEITRLLDLSRARS; via the coding sequence GTGGCCTCTCAAGATCAACAACAGCCTGACTGGACCGATAAGAAAGTCTTCACGACCGGAGAGGCCGCGTCGGTTTGTCGCGTCAACCAGCAGACCATCATCCGGTGCTTTGACAACGGGCGGCTTCATGGCTTTCGCGTGCCTGGATCGAAGTTCCGTCGCATTCCGAGGGATGAACTGCTGCGCTTCATGCGCGAGAACGACATTCCGACCGATGCGTTAGAAGGCTCCCGCCGTCGGGTATTGATCGTGGACGACGATCCGCAGATCGTCGATCTGTTGCACGAGATGCTGCGTCGCGACACCCGCTTCGAAATAGAGACTGCTTCGAATGGGTATGACGCAGGGTTGCTGACCGAACGGTTCCGGCCGCACCTCATCGTGCTCGACTACATGCTGCCCGACATCAACGGCGACGTGGTTTGCGAGCGCATTCGTGAGAACACGGACACGCAGAACACCAAGATCCTGTTCGTCTCCGGCGTTATCGAGAAGGATCGCATCGATCGGTTGTTGCGGGCGGGCGGCAGCGCGTTCCTGAAGAAGCCATTCACGGTCTCTTCCTTGCTTGATGAGATCACGCGTCTGCTCGATCTCAGCCGCGCACGGTCGTGA